The Orcinus orca chromosome 4, mOrcOrc1.1, whole genome shotgun sequence genome includes a region encoding these proteins:
- the CXCL8 gene encoding interleukin-8, translated as MTSKLAIALLAAFLLSAALCKAAVLSRMTSELRCQCINIHSTPFHPKFIRELRVIESGPHCENSEIIVKLVNGKEVCLNPKEKWVQKVVQIFLKRAEKKDP; from the exons ATGACTTCCAAGCTGGCTATTgctctcttggcagccttcctgcTTTCTGCAGCTCTGTGTAAAG ctGCAGTTCTATCAAGAATGACCTCAGAACTTCGATGCCAATGCATAAATATACACTCCACACCTTTCCACCCCAAATTTATCAGAGAATTGCGAGTGATTGAGAGTGGACCACACTGTGAAAATTCAGAAATCAT TGTTAAGCTTGTCAATGGAAAAGAGGTCTGCTTAAACCCCAAGGAAAAGTGGGTGCAGAAGGTTGTGCAGATATTTTTGAAGag agcTGAGAAGAAAGATccatga